A window of Calditerricola satsumensis genomic DNA:
CGATATCAGGAGGTTTTCATTTGCTCAAACCCCCGCATGTTTCATTACAGGAATGCTCATAAAGGACAACTCACCCCAACAACCCCTCGCCCGGCCGGTCCAGCATTCGGTACTGGATCGCCTCGGCCACGTGTTCGGCTTCCACCGTCTCCGAACCGGCCAGGTCGGCGATGGTGCGCGCCACCTTCAAGATCCGGTCGTGGGCCCGCGCAGAGAGCCCAAGGGCATCAAAGGCCCGGCGCAGAAGCGAGGCCGCCTCCCGCCTCAAGACGCAATGGCGCCGCAGCAGCGCCGGCGTCATTTCGGCGTTGCACGTAACGCCCGTGCCGCGAAACCGTTCGGCCTGCATGGCCCACGCTTGCCGCACGCGCGCGGCGATGGCCGCCGACGGCTCGCATTTGGCCTCCGCCGCCCATTCGCGGTACGTTTGGCGCGGAACGTTCACGTGGAGGTCGATGCGGTCCAGGAGCGGACCCGACAAGCGGCCGCGGTAGCGCTGCACCTGGCCTGGCGTGCAATGGCACGCCGCGTCGGACCCGAAGTACCCGCACGGGCAAGGGTTCATCGAGAGAACGAGCAGGAACTGCGCCGGATAACGCACCACCGCCCGCGCCCGGCCGATCGTGACGTACCCGTCTTCCAGGGGCTGGCGCAAGACTTCCAGTACGCTGCGGGAAAATTCGGGCCCTTCGTCCAAAAACAGCACCCCGCGGTGGGCCAAACTCACCTCTCCCGGTCGGGGCACGCTGCCGCCCCCGATCATCCCCGCAGGGGAGATGGTGTGATGGGGAGCGCGGAAGGGGCGTTCGGTGACGAGGCCGCCGCCCCGGGTGAGCAGCCCGGCCACGCTGTAGATTTTCGTCACCTCCAGCGCCTCCGCCTCGCTTAAGGGCGGCAAAATGCTCGGCAGGCGCTGGGCCAGCATGGTCTTGCCGGAACCGGGCGGCCCCACGAGGAGCACATTGTGCCGGCCCGCGGCAGCCACCTCCAGGGCCCGCTTGGCGTGAAACTGGCCCCGCACCTCGGCGTAATCGAGCCCGGTTGCCCGCTCGCGCGCCGGTGGCGCCGCCGGGCCCGTCCAGGACGGCAGGGGCGCCTCACCCTTCAACACGGCCAGCGCCTCTCGCAGCGAACCGACGGGAATGATCCGGATCCCGCTCACCACCGCCGCCTCCGCCGCGTTGGCCTGCGGCAGGAGAATCGTCCCGAGGCCCTTCTCCTTTGCCGCCAGCGCCATCGGCAGCACCCCCGGAACGGGACGAAGGGCGCCGTCGAGGGCCAATTCGCCGAGCACCAACACCCCGTTCAGCGCGTCGGCCGCCAATTGCCCGCTGGCCACCAGCACGCCGAGGGCGATAGCCAGATCAAAGGCGGCCCCTTCCTTCCGCACATCGGCCGGCGCCAGGTTGACCGTGATGCGCTGGACGGGATAAGCAGCCCCGCTGTTGCGCACCGCCGCGCGCACCCGTTCCCGCGCTTCCCGCACGGCGGTGTCCGGCAACCCGACGATCTCCGTTTGCGGCAGCCCGTTCGCGATGTCCACCTCGACCTCGACGAGAAACCCGTCGACGCCGAGCACCGCCGCGCTCAGCACTTTGGCGTACATACCCGCTCGCTCCCTTCCCAGTCGAGCCTCACCGCCCGTTGGCGCCACCGGTCAACGCACGAAGCACGGCCCGCTCCACCACCCTCCACGGCAGGAGCGCCTTGAGCCACAGCAGCCTCCGCGCGCCCGTCCCCACCACGTAGCGCAGCTTGGGCCGCTTGGCGCGCGCTGCCTTGAGCAGCGTGGCCACGACGGCGTCGGGCGGCGGGGCCGTCTGGGCCGTGCGCTGCACCTGCTGGGCGAGGCGCGCGGCCATTACCGCGTACGGCGACCCGGGATCGCTCGCGATGCGGCCGAGCCCCTTTTCCCAGATCGCCGTGCGGAACGCGCCGGGCTCGATCAGCACCACGTGGATGCCGAAGGGCAGAAGCTCGAGGCGCAGCGCCTCGCTCAGCCCCTCGACGGCAAATTTCGACGCCGCATAGGGCGCGAGGCCCGGAAAGCCGAACCGGCCGGCCACGCTGCTGATGTTGAGAATCTTGCCGCTTTTCTGCCGGCGCATCACGGGCAGGACGGCCTTCGTCATGGCCACCAGGCCCCACACGTTGACGGCGAATTGCTCCTCCCACGCCTCCAGGTCGACCTCCTCGACAAAGCCGCCGACGGCCATCCCGGCGTTGTTGACGAGGAGGTCGATCCGCCCCCAGCGGTCGACGACGGCGGCCACCACCCGCGAGCCGCCTCGGCGTCGGTTACGTCGAGCCGATGCACCTCGATGCGGTCGGCCACGCCCCGTTGCCGAGCCTCGTTCAGCAGCCGGTCGCGCGCGTCCAGGTTGCGCATCGTCGCGGCGACGCGGTAGCCTTCCCGCGCAAAGGCCAGCGCGGCCCGATACCCGATGCCGCTCGACGTCCCGGTGATGAGGGCCACCGGACGGTCCATTCCCCTTCCCCCTTCCTCTCGGCACCCGGCCTAAAAGGCGTTTTCTATATGCCGCACGCGGACGCGATGCGGCCCTTCCCAGCGCAAGGAAAGCACGTCGAAGCGCACGCGCGCCTCGGTGCGCCCCGTGCGCTGCAGAAACCAGGCGGCAACGCGGCGGATGCGGGCCACCTTTCGCGCGTCCACCGATTCGGCGCCGCTGCCGAACCGCTCGCCCGTTTTGGCGCGCACCTCGACGAACACGAGCCACCCGTCCTTCTCGACGACGAGGTCGATCTCGCCCCACCGCACGGCGACATTCGTCGCGACGACGGCGTACCCCTTTTGCTCCAGGTACCGGCGAGCCGCCTCCTCGCTGCGCCGGCCCAACAGGCGGCGGGCGTCGGGGCGCTTGACGCGCGGATGGTCACCGTTCCCCCTGTCCCGGTTCATGAAGAGGCCGCCTCCCGCTGCCCCACCGTGCGATCGGTGCGGTAG
This region includes:
- a CDS encoding YifB family Mg chelatase-like AAA ATPase — translated: MYAKVLSAAVLGVDGFLVEVEVDIANGLPQTEIVGLPDTAVREARERVRAAVRNSGAAYPVQRITVNLAPADVRKEGAAFDLAIALGVLVASGQLAADALNGVLVLGELALDGALRPVPGVLPMALAAKEKGLGTILLPQANAAEAAVVSGIRIIPVGSLREALAVLKGEAPLPSWTGPAAPPARERATGLDYAEVRGQFHAKRALEVAAAGRHNVLLVGPPGSGKTMLAQRLPSILPPLSEAEALEVTKIYSVAGLLTRGGGLVTERPFRAPHHTISPAGMIGGGSVPRPGEVSLAHRGVLFLDEGPEFSRSVLEVLRQPLEDGYVTIGRARAVVRYPAQFLLVLSMNPCPCGYFGSDAACHCTPGQVQRYRGRLSGPLLDRIDLHVNVPRQTYREWAAEAKCEPSAAIAARVRQAWAMQAERFRGTGVTCNAEMTPALLRRHCVLRREAASLLRRAFDALGLSARAHDRILKVARTIADLAGSETVEAEHVAEAIQYRMLDRPGEGLLG
- a CDS encoding YraN family protein, which produces MNRDRGNGDHPRVKRPDARRLLGRRSEEAARRYLEQKGYAVVATNVAVRWGEIDLVVEKDGWLVFVEVRAKTGERFGSGAESVDARKVARIRRVAAWFLQRTGRTEARVRFDVLSLRWEGPHRVRVRHIENAF